A part of Sander vitreus isolate 19-12246 chromosome 8, sanVit1, whole genome shotgun sequence genomic DNA contains:
- the LOC144522384 gene encoding endonuclease domain-containing 1 protein-like, which translates to MIVYRRDQMLICLLVIVMAGAEVKEHLSPECKQFLYMGTLPRGLEEQHFKKICQIYVGSPRFVTLYDTFNHIPVYSAYTFKRSDGSKKVDVPWMYEPQLSTVSESREMQPFPSENLHSSFEDAQAVLDDYSNTVIYERGQLNPDEHQAHPDDKASTYTLTNVVPQVREFNIGPWKNHEHIIRRRLNNYCRGTAYVITGVTTSGHTIRRHNINRLGIPTYLWSAYCCIDFDHNAPYSERSKFPAFAAHGLNNREDNKVQEMTVPQLEDFLKGVTYVGSSFQIFYDNCVPPNSALHHP; encoded by the exons ATGATTGTCTACAGAAGGGATCAAATGCTCATCTGTCTTCTTGTAATTGTGATGGCAGGAGCAGAGGTGAAGGAACACCTTTCACCTGAGTGTAAACAGTTCCTGTACATGGGCACGTTGCCTCGAGGTCTTGAGGAGCAGCATTTTAAAAAGATTTGCCAGATCTATGTGGGCAGCCCAAGATTTGTCACCCTGTACGACACCTTCAACCACATCCCCGTTTATTCTGCGTACACCTTCAAGCGCTCGGACGGCTCCAAGAAGGTTGATGTGCCTTGGATGTATGAGCCACAG CTCTCCACAGTGTCTGAATCACGTGAGATGCAGCCGTTCCCTTCAGAAAACCTCCACAGTAGTTTTGAGGATGCTCAGGCCGTGCTTGACGACTACTCTAACACTGTAATCTATGAACGTGGTCAGCTGAATCCAGACGAGCACCAAGCCCACCCTGATGACAAAGCATCCACCTACACCCTGACAAACGTGGTCCCTCAGGTCCGAGAGTTCAACATTGGTCCCTGGAAAAACCACGAACACATCATTCGCAGGCGGCTCAACAACTACTGTCGTGGCACCGCCTATGTAATCACCGGGGTCACTACCTCGGGGCACACAATCCGCCGGCACAACATCAATCGCCTGGGCATCCCCACCTACCTCTGGTCGGCCTActgctgcattgattttgaCCACAATGCACCGTACTCAGAGCGCTCTAAGTTTCCTGCGTTTGCAGCTCATGGGCTCAACAACAGAGAGGATAACAAGGTTCAAGAGATGACGGTGCCGCAGCTGGAGGACTTCCTGAAGGGGGTAACTTATGTTGGCAGCTCTTTCCAGATCTTCTATGACAACTGTGTTCCTCCTAATAGTGCCCTGCATCACCCTTAA